The Oreochromis aureus strain Israel breed Guangdong linkage group 16, ZZ_aureus, whole genome shotgun sequence genome includes the window ACACACTGGAAGAAGCCATAAGCAGGAGTTACGCTCACCCATATCTAGGCTGAATGTCAAGGAAGTTGCCTTCGTGAGTGCGGGGAACAAATTTAACGCATGTTCCAGCGGAAATGTCTTGCATTCCAGTTTCTATGGTGATTCTGTCCATGTCGTCTAAAGTTAGGGTGAAAGAATGcacaaaaaaggcaaaatatgaaataataaagGGATATAAGAAACTGGAAGCATCTCCTTAAGTCTTAAAGCTTCATACCATACAGTGGAGAGAGGATGTAGGGTACATAGACAAATCCATCTACAGATTTAGGCCACAGACAGGTGTTGCCGGGGCAGGTTATGGCACTCCTTACATGTGAAACAGCAATATCGCCATCCCTGATTGACATTCCTCTTGGGGCTCGTATCTCTGATGAGAAAATACATTCATTTCAATATGCGGGGAACAAACTGACATCAGTACAATTCCATGTAATTTACAGTTTACTTACTGCGATTGACCTCCAGGATTTGATCCATTGTGGTCATTTCATCATGCTCTATATTTTCATctgaacacaaaaacaaatatggaATAAACAGAAAATCACTGTGAAAATGCAAGATGAGGTGCAAGGAAACGTGACCCACCAGAGAATTTCCTTTTCAACCTCACTTTCCCCTCGTGCACACCAGTCGAATTCTGTCGCACAAAAAAACGTTGACATATTTCAGCTGCAAAGCACGACAAGACGAGAAAAAAAGGAGTTATATACTACTCTTAATTATATACTTACTTTAACAGGTAGTGTGCTCGCCTGGGTCAGCAAGCCAAACAAGATAACCAGAAGTATAATGGAAGAATGCATTGTTGTGTTTCAGGCTGGTTTACCAGTTTCAACCCAGCGCTCTCCTGATGCAGGAGCTAAATGAACTCCTCACCTGCCCTGAATCTATATACCCACTTCTCCTCCGCTGCTCTGTACTGATTGGGCCTCAATTCAGATGATGAAGCATGATTAAGATCCCTCATCATGCGGTGTGTGTAATTTACTCTAAATCCACTGCTGATCCATAACGGGTGGGCCTGATGCTGACCTTCACTTATGCCCTGTACTTATTGCGTGCAAGATTCAGCACTTTCAGAAACAAGGCACTTAAAGGTGTTTTTGCTGTTCGAGTTCAGCCCGACAGACCAGCAATTTGTGTCTGACTGAGCTGGCAACTAGTTATTTTGTGATATGCTATCGGATGATAACTGTCTTGGCAACGGTCATTTTTTGTCACAgggttaaatatataaaaacaaaactttatccTTTTCCAAATATCGCTTCTATTCTTATCAAGGGGCTAATTTTGAAGGGCAGTGATTAAGCGAAGATTCTCATGTGCTAGCACTTTATGAAATCTTCCCTCGTGGTGATTGGACGAACAGAAGAAACTGCTGCATCTTGAGTTAAGGtagcacatttttaaatatagagAACATGTCTATTTATTAccagactttttttctttaaccttCCTCATTAAAACAGATTCAGATCTCCTGTTTAATGTGATCAAGTCACCCGTTCTAAGATTCTTCACATACCTTATTACCCTGCCTCTGCTTTATTAGTCTTTATCTCTTATTGATCCATAGTATTACTGTTGAGTGCATTACCATGTGTCTATTTCAAACCAGGCTATCTATTGTGAGACTAATGCTTGCGTATTTTTACATAAAGAGAAATATCCAATTTAAAACGCACAAAATTTCATGTACACCAAGGATTTGCTGATAGAAGGCTTGAATCAATCTTTA containing:
- the LOC116323064 gene encoding high choriolytic enzyme 2; the protein is MHSSIILLVILFGLLTQASTLPVKNSTGVHEGKVRLKRKFSDENIEHDEMTTMDQILEVNRKIRAPRGMSIRDGDIAVSHVRSAITCPGNTCLWPKSVDGFVYVPYILSPLYDDMDRITIETGMQDISAGTCVKFVPRTHEGNFLDIQPRYGCWSFLGQTGGSQTLSLQTPGCMWSGIAAHEFMHALGFVHEQSRSDRDNYVTIIWKNIMPEHVHNFRKQVTNNLNSPYDYNSVMHYGRYAFSEDGGPTIIPKPDPYIPIGQRDGPSAMDLHKINILYNCATDD